The bacterium genomic sequence CATGGCAACAAACGGCATGGTATATCCCAGGTCATAGACACCAACCACAGACGGCGTAAAATAAACCCCCAGGAAAAATACCTCCGTATATTTCAACATCAACATTCGGAACATCGAGTTGAATAGAGTGGCGGAGGAGAGTTTCAAGGTTCTCACGCGACCGATCCCCAACGGCGGAGAACGCCATTTCATTTGCCGGACGAACCGCAGCAGTAGTACGAATCCGACCATGGAAACAAGACCCATTGAAACAATCTGAGCCCCCAGGCCCACTCCCACGGTGGGACGCCAAGTTAAACCTGCCCATAATAATCCAAGCCACAGAAGCGCCTGAATAAAAGACATGCTGGACACCAACCTCGAACGGAATAAGGACGTAAAGGTATCGTTTAGATAGTCCTTGCTCAGCTGGGCGGCAGATAACAATCCCGCAATGACCAGGAGGGATCCGAACGGTACACGAAACCACTGACTGAACAGCGGGGTCATCAACCAAAGCACGCCAATTGCGCCAACCACCGCAATACCTTGGAGGCAAGCGGATTTCCATAACAAACGCTTAATCCCAGCCATATTGCGGGTAAGTGCCAATTCAGGAACAAACCTGAGGATCGCAGAATTAAGGCCTAGCGCACATAACACCACAAGATACTCAGACACATTCCTGCAAAGGCTGAGGACCCCGTACTGCTCTTTGCCAAGTTTGCGAACGGCCACAATGGAAATTCCGAAATATACGAAGAAAAGTACCGCCTTGGTGGCTACCATCCATGGAATTCCAGCCACAGCGCCGGGAGCGAATCTGACCGATGGCCCCTCGTCTTTCATAATTGCCGTTACGTCGCTTGTTTTGCGCAATCCCATCTCTTCTTGTTCTGCCATAATTTTCACCCGCGAGTCAGCCGGCGTTCCTTAAGGCAACACAATGGGCCTTGTTGACGTTCCCGATTCGCCTCGCACATTACGATACACCTGGGCCCCGGAATCCGCCGCCACAGTTCCAGCGAAGGTGCTGATGGCAACCTTCACAATATCTGCAAGTATTTCAAATGACGGACGCGGAGCATATACTATATCACCCGGCGAAAGCTGTATATCCCGAGCCTTACCGGCCAGAACACGTTGTATATCCACAACCATAACCTCGGGTTTTGCAAGTGAGCCGCGGACCACCACCATCCTGCCATTCGATGTAGCTTTCAAGCCCTTTACCTCCGTCAAGGCTTGCACAAGAGTAAGTGAAGTCACAAACCCTATACTCCGAGGATAGTTTACTTCACCCAAAACATAAACACTCCGGACCAGAGCGGAAGGGAACGTGAGGATATCCCCCATCTTTAACTCCATATTCTGGGTGCTGTCCCCCCGGGAAATCAAAGCCTCGAAATCAACGGGAACAGCATTTCCCTGCCGCAACAGCGTGGCATGCCTGAGGTCA encodes the following:
- a CDS encoding oligosaccharide flippase family protein, which translates into the protein MAEQEEMGLRKTSDVTAIMKDEGPSVRFAPGAVAGIPWMVATKAVLFFVYFGISIVAVRKLGKEQYGVLSLCRNVSEYLVVLCALGLNSAILRFVPELALTRNMAGIKRLLWKSACLQGIAVVGAIGVLWLMTPLFSQWFRVPFGSLLVIAGLLSAAQLSKDYLNDTFTSLFRSRLVSSMSFIQALLWLGLLWAGLTWRPTVGVGLGAQIVSMGLVSMVGFVLLLRFVRQMKWRSPPLGIGRVRTLKLSSATLFNSMFRMLMLKYTEVFFLGVYFTPSVVGVYDLGYTMPFVAMTLIPSALQTLFTSAFAEAYSRDRDCLGRLITAVYKMLILLVIPMAAFGFFFAPRAVVLLYGETMRASGWIASFFCVLHALPLISMPLSMAITAREKVLNMLPYMIMQVAVNLVLDYLLIPKWGIPGAVSAVALTFIVTIPIRLWAVRQILGAIHFPAAFCFRIVLSVVALAGGLSFLSPYLNLAGLFGVTVLFLASYLVIIKKLGLINVADNDDLQLLAIGRLGKIVRLLSRGSGTLRKSGEKSS